In Lacrimispora indolis DSM 755, a genomic segment contains:
- a CDS encoding ABC transporter ATP-binding protein codes for MNTILKVQNLQKYYGNKGNVTKAVDNISFNVSEGEYIGIMGASGSGKTTILNCVSTIDDATSGHIYIDGTDVTEMKAEALSKFRREKLGFIFQDFNLLDTLTAHENIALALAIMKAPAEDMDERIHQAASLLNITEVLNKYPYQMSGGQKQRVAAARAIITNPSLILADEPTGALDSKSAKMLLESFKNLNEQIHAAILMVTHDAFTASYCRRILFIKDGRLFNELIRGEESRKEFFDRIMEVMALLGGDLSAD; via the coding sequence ATGAATACAATCTTAAAGGTTCAGAACCTTCAGAAATATTACGGTAACAAAGGGAATGTAACAAAGGCTGTTGACAATATCAGCTTTAATGTTTCAGAAGGAGAATATATCGGGATCATGGGGGCATCAGGCAGCGGAAAGACTACCATTCTCAATTGCGTTTCCACCATTGATGATGCGACTTCCGGGCATATCTATATTGACGGAACTGATGTCACTGAGATGAAAGCAGAGGCCTTATCAAAGTTCAGACGTGAAAAGCTTGGCTTTATTTTTCAGGACTTTAACCTGCTTGATACCCTCACTGCCCATGAAAATATTGCCCTGGCTTTGGCAATTATGAAAGCTCCTGCAGAGGATATGGATGAGCGGATCCACCAGGCTGCCTCTCTTTTAAACATCACGGAGGTATTGAATAAGTATCCGTATCAGATGTCAGGCGGTCAAAAGCAGCGTGTGGCCGCAGCAAGAGCCATCATTACAAATCCCAGCCTGATTCTAGCTGATGAACCTACCGGGGCCTTGGACTCCAAGTCTGCAAAGATGCTTCTGGAAAGCTTTAAAAACCTAAACGAACAGATTCATGCTGCCATTCTGATGGTAACCCATGATGCTTTTACTGCCAGCTATTGCAGACGCATCTTGTTCATCAAAGACGGCAGGCTGTTTAATGAGCTTATCCGGGGAGAGGAATCACGTAAGGAATTCTTTGACCGGATTATGGAGGTTATGGCCCTTCTTGGAGGTGATTTAAGTGCTGACTAA
- a CDS encoding TraX family protein, producing MIQKGFNSFQIKIIALVLMVFDHIHYAFTGVFPIPLWFTILGRLSAPLFIFATANGMRYTRNPVKYLMRLWIGSVFMGFGNDLINSYFPLPNGGIIINNIFSTLFIICLIIFSIQRISICRKENRPFLQYIILMLIPVFSSIILLSAMSDPGLFIITRGIMLFVPSLLFCEGGIVLVALGVGLYLCNQDKKKIGIFYFLLSLLVFAMGYNPEVGVESMFLHNIQWCMVFALPIMLLYNKQKGRGMKYFFYAFYPAHIYIFTILAYIISKY from the coding sequence ATGATACAAAAAGGATTCAATAGTTTTCAGATTAAAATAATAGCTTTGGTGCTTATGGTATTCGATCACATTCACTATGCTTTTACAGGTGTTTTCCCAATTCCGCTGTGGTTTACAATACTGGGCAGACTATCGGCTCCTCTATTCATCTTTGCTACGGCTAATGGCATGAGATATACCAGAAATCCGGTAAAATACTTAATGCGTTTATGGATCGGATCTGTATTTATGGGCTTTGGCAATGATCTGATTAACAGTTACTTCCCGTTGCCTAATGGTGGAATTATCATAAATAATATTTTTTCTACGTTATTTATCATATGCCTGATTATTTTCAGTATTCAGCGGATTTCCATATGCAGGAAAGAGAACCGTCCGTTTCTCCAGTATATAATTTTAATGCTTATTCCTGTTTTCAGCAGTATTATCCTATTATCAGCCATGTCTGATCCCGGATTATTTATTATAACAAGAGGAATCATGCTCTTTGTTCCCTCCCTCTTATTCTGTGAAGGCGGCATTGTACTGGTTGCTTTAGGCGTTGGATTATATTTATGCAACCAGGATAAAAAGAAAATAGGTATATTTTATTTTCTGCTCAGCCTTTTGGTCTTTGCAATGGGTTATAACCCCGAGGTCGGTGTGGAGAGCATGTTTTTGCATAATATTCAGTGGTGTATGGTATTTGCCTTACCAATTATGCTGCTTTACAATAAGCAGAAGGGCCGTGGAATGAAATATTTCTTTTATGCTTTTTATCCGGCCCATATTTATATTTTTACGATTTTAGCCTATATTATTTCTAAATATTAG
- a CDS encoding biosynthetic peptidoglycan transglycosylase gives MKNKTIGISMLLLAVISFLMGIVKISPMVSAGYEMYKTATEAISVPDRIEELKQQKSYITFEDIPDGYKEQVLKSEDKRFYYHFGFDPIATARAMVNNVIAGSFVQGGSTITQQLAKNMYFSFEKKYERKVAELFVAFHLEKDLTKDEILELYCNIAYYGEGCYGLKQAANHYYGVEPLELTITQIKALVWTIKSPNKYNPNAYKVIPA, from the coding sequence ATGAAAAATAAAACAATCGGTATCAGTATGTTGTTACTTGCTGTCATCAGCTTCCTCATGGGTATTGTAAAAATATCTCCTATGGTTTCTGCCGGATATGAAATGTATAAGACTGCAACAGAAGCCATAAGCGTGCCGGATAGAATTGAGGAGCTTAAACAACAAAAAAGTTATATTACATTTGAAGACATACCGGATGGATATAAAGAGCAGGTGTTAAAATCAGAAGACAAACGTTTTTATTATCATTTTGGCTTTGATCCCATTGCTACAGCAAGAGCCATGGTTAACAATGTGATTGCGGGAAGCTTTGTGCAAGGGGGGAGCACGATCACCCAGCAGCTTGCAAAAAATATGTACTTTTCTTTTGAAAAGAAATATGAGCGGAAGGTGGCAGAATTATTTGTTGCTTTTCACCTGGAAAAAGATCTTACAAAGGATGAAATACTGGAGCTCTATTGTAATATTGCTTACTACGGGGAAGGATGCTATGGACTGAAACAGGCGGCGAATCACTATTACGGTGTTGAGCCTTTAGAGCTGACAATCACGCAGATCAAGGCGCTTGTATGGACAATTAAGAGTCCGAATAAATATAATCCCAATGCTTATAAAGTAATTCCGGCGTAG